From one Rhodamnia argentea isolate NSW1041297 chromosome 1, ASM2092103v1, whole genome shotgun sequence genomic stretch:
- the LOC115756937 gene encoding probable aspartic proteinase GIP1: MPLHVLALFLLPIISLAPPPTLSLFTVAPPPPALRSLLLLSPIQKDHTTLRYTLSIYPRTPPQRLDLLLHLGGRFSRVDRYSGGYSSATYRHIPCNFSVCIPLDSLACGYRYDRPPGPTCSNDTCEYFPENPLTGKVGLENALLDALGLPSTDGSSLGRVDVIPDFPFSRAKPDLLAQFPKGTSGLAALGFSNVSLPVQVTEAPSPPRCFALCLSGSRTASGVTFVGTAGPYNFIPGIDLSKGLTYTPILPNPPGDTVITYARRPAAEYYVGVTAVVVNGKAVPPNATLLAIDPESGYGGTLIGTVPPYTALRTSIYRGVAEAFEQEASTAFNLTGTQPVKPFSLCYSATYVAGTRAGPAVPAIDPVMQSEDVLRSVLGANSMVRIKRKETDVWCLGLVDGGAEARAAIAIGGHRMEDNLLRFDLKSMRLGFSSSVLLQGTACANFNFTTDGDGHLWAFFQTRINC; this comes from the exons ATGCCACTCCACGTCCTCgccctcttcctcctccccaTCATCTCTCTCGCTCCTCCTCCAACACTCTCGCTCTTCACCGTGGCGCCGCCTCCGCCGGCGCTGCGGTCCTTGCTCTTACTCTCGCCAATCCAAAAGGACCACACAACCCTCCGGTACACCCTCTCCATTTACCCGAGGACCCCTCCCCAACGCCTcgacctcctcctccacctcggCGGCCGCTTCTCCCGGGTCGATCGCTACTCCGGCGGCTACTCCTCCGCCACCTACCGCCACATCCCTTGCAACTTCTCCGTCTGCATCCCCCTCGACTCCCTCGCCTGCGGCTACCGCTACGACCGCCCACCGGGCCCCACCTGCTCCAACGACACCTGCGAGTACTTCCCCGAGAACCCCCTCACCGGGAAGGTGGGCCTTGAGAACGCCCTTCTCGACGCCCTCGGCCTCCCTTCCACCGACGGGTCGAGCCTCGGGCGCGTGGACGTCATTCCCGACTTCCCCTTCTCCCGCGCCAAGCCCGACCTGCTCGCCCAATTCCCAAAGGGGACCTCCGGCCTCGCCGCACTCGGGTTCTCCAATGTCTCCCTTCCCGTGCAGGTCACCGAGGCCCCGTCCCCGCCGCGGTGCTTTGCGTTGTGCCTGTCTGGTTCGCGAACAGCCTCCGGCGTGACCTTCGTGGGCACGGCCGGGCCGTACAACTTCATCCCCGGGATAGACCTCTCCAAGGGCCTCACTTATACGCCGATCCTCCCGAACCCACCGGGAGACACCGTGATCACATACGCGCGGCGCCCGGCGGCCGAGTACTACGTCGGCGTGACAGCTGTCGTGGTCAACGGGAAGGCCGTACCGCCGAACGCCACTCTGCTGGCGATTGACCCGGAGAGCGGTTACGGCGGGACATTGATCGGCACCGTCCCGCCGTACACCGCACTCCGGACCTCCATCTACAGGGGCGTCGCCGAGGCGTTCGAACAGGAGGCCTCCACCGCATTCAACCTCACCGGGACACAGCCGGTGAAGCCGTTCAGCTTGTGTTACTCTGCCACATATGTGGCCGGCACCCGCGCAGGCCCGGCCGTGCCGGCGATCGACCCGGTGATGCAGAGCGAGGATGTGTTACGGAGCGTGCTGGGGGCGAATTCAATGGTGAGGATCAAGAGGAAGGAGACGGATGTGTGGTGCCTGGGACTCGTGGACGGCGGGGCCGAGGCGCGGGCCGCGATTGCGATTGGAGGGCACCGGATGGAGGACAACCTGTTGCGGTTCGACCTCAAGTCGATGAGGCTGGGGTTTAGTTCGTCGGTGCTGTTGCAGGGGACCGCCTGTGCCAATTTCAACTTCACGACGGACGGAGACGGTCATTtgtgggcttttttccaaaccag AATAAATTGTTAG